In Suncus etruscus isolate mSunEtr1 chromosome 9, mSunEtr1.pri.cur, whole genome shotgun sequence, the genomic window ggcaccttaccagcTGGGCTCTTTCTCTGGCCTTTGCTTCATTGTCTTGAAAAATTCTAGAGGTCACCTGCTCTCCCGGAAATCCCTTTCTCCATCTGCAGCTTCCTCTTCTGCCTTCTCCTCCATTACAGGGACCCATATCATCCTCAGTACAGTGGTTCACCCCCATAACCAAGGGGACTCTCCCTGCTCAAGGTCAATGAGCCCCTAATTCCATCCACATCCTTTAAACTATTCACATGTTTCAGGAATGTGACTTGGGCATTTCTGTGGAACTGAGGGGAGGGAGTTATTCTGCCTAATGCAGCCCTTTCTGAGGATAGAAACAATTCTCTTGACTGTGGAAGGACCGGGAACATCCCAGTTTCTTATCATCAGGAGGCAACAGAAGTAGCAGGGGTGCAGTATGAGGGGTGCAGATCCATGTTCTTGGTggactcccaagcagtgctcagggccgtGGGGGCCACTATCCACTATACCTGGTTAGTATAGTTACTATACTATACTAAGTATACTAAGCAAATTATAGTTAGTATACTTGGTAAGTttttgatttgggccacatctggcttgctcagggattattcttggtgggtctcaggggaccaaactggattggccacatgcaaggcaagtgcccccccccccccacgttgttctattgctctggttcctactCTGTCATTTGGTGACCAAGATCACTTTGTGCCAGAGCTGAGTGCTGTGTGTAGCTTGGGTCCAAAAGTGCTTGGGATATCTTGGGACACTCCAGTGGTGCTCCAGGACTATATCCAGTAGTTTTGGGGAGTGgcaggggtaccagggatcaaactagggtttcATCCCTGAGCCAGCTCCCTATGCCCTAAATCGTATTGCTGTCCCCAGAGTCTACTCCCTGCCCTCCTGAGCTTGTATTTGTAACTTATACCTGATGCTGCCCCTTGTCTACTGTCAGTGGGGTGTGTTCTGAGCTAGACTTTGGCGCTAAGGACAGAGATGACCAAGGTGAGAACCCAGGGCAGTCAGCTTTGGAAGCACAGTGCACTGGGGCAGCAGGAGCAGAGAAGCACCCCTAGGAGGAGGAGTGAGGAAAGAGGACACCTGACTCAGCTGAGTTCAGAGCAAGCAGGTGTTGGTCAGATACAGCAACACAGTAGGAGAAAACAATGGTCAAAGACAAGAACAGGGCCAGAGCACCAGTCAGGTCCCACCAGCCATTCCACGGATGCCAGCTATGAGCAGGGCCAGGAGAAAATGTTCAAGTGTAGTGAGAGTTTGTGCAAGGGGTTGACAGTAGAATATGGCTGGAGCAAACATTCGGGGATTGGGCCAGCAGGCAGCAGGGGGAACACAGGGTACATGTTATGGCtgcagctcagagccaggagtgcaggCTCAGAAGAGACACTGAGGCCTGGCCAGTCCCAGCAGACACTGGAGAGCATATGTCCTGGGTGCTGGGAGCAAGCTTGGACTCCAAGTAAGTGAAATCATGAAAGCCCCTCTCCCAAGAATCAGCTCTTAGGGCCAAAGATCTAGGGGTGATTCTCAAGTCCTCTTCTATGCCCTTCATCAGCAGCCACACAATAAATGCAGGTACCGTCTCAGAGGCTTCTGGCCACTGAAACTCAAATTCGTGTGCTGGACATGCTGGATGCTAGTGGCTATCACTCGGGCACAGGAACACTTCTATGAGCTTGTCTATCTATGGTGGCACTTGCCTATGCCCAGTGGCATATCTGATCTTGTTCAACTGCAGACAGACACTGTCTGCAACTACACTTGGACCTGAGCTCCTCAGTGGCCTTCATTCAAGTTCACTGCCTTtattttttgccttatttttggggggaagggggcgacattctcagcagtgctcagggcttactcttagcgctacactcaggaattattcctggccaaTTTAGGAGAACCATATAGGCCACagaaggatcgaacctggatcaatggcttgcaaggcaaactcactacttGCTGTACCATCAACCTGGCCCTCCTCCAGCCCAATTCCTTCTATTTGGGCATCTGCTGTTCTACCTTCACCTATTCCTGCGAATAGGTGGCTGATGGTAACCGCAGACTGGAACCCTCCCTGTTCCCCTAACCATTCCTCCTCTCCCCAGCCCTTGCACCCTAGCACCAACTCTCTAGGATCCAGCCACCCTTGACATCTCTGCTTTAAGGCTGGAATTTGCTGCCTGGAAGCCCCACTTCAATCACTGCGGAGCGGGGGTTCCTTCCCTCTCCTACACCTGAGCTGCAGTGTCCACTTCCCCTGAAAACACTGATTCAGCTGTGGCCCCTTtctcatccctccttccctctcctaaCTGATGGCAGCAGCACCTTGTACACCGTTTGATGCTTGGTGAACGTAAGTAGCGGGGACTGTGGCGAGAAAAACTTAAATGAATGGAATCGTGTCGGGGCTGGCTGGGGGTGCTTGGCTCCAGCTGTCAGCGCACACGTGAGCAGCAGGAGCCCAGGGGAAACAGAGGCGGGTGGGTGCATGGGCGGGGTGCGGCCGAGGCCCCGCCTCTGGCCTGCGGGGTGCAGCGAAGCGGGGAGGAGCCCCGCCGTGGGCCCGCCGTCGAGGCGCGTGGAGCGGGCAGCGGCGGGCGCGGCGGCGCGGGGCCGGGTCGGGGGCCATGAGGAAGCAGAGCGTGCGCACGGCCGCGCTCATCGTGTGCATCCTGTCCTACCTGCTGGTGGGCGCCGCCGTCTTCGACGCGCTCGAGTCCGAGGCGGAGAGCGGCCGGCAGCGGCTGCTGGCCCAGAAGCGGGGCGAGCTCCGCAGCAAGTACGGCTTCTCCGCCGAGGACGACCGCGAGCTGGAGCGCCTGGCGCGGCAGGCAGAGCCGCATCGGGCCGGCCGCCAGTGGAAGTTCGCCGGCTCCTTCTACTTCGCCATCACCGTCATCACCACCATCGGTGAGCAGCCCCCGACGTCTCTCGCCACCCAGAAGCCCACGTTCGAATCCCGCCGCCGCCCAGCGTGGGGACACTTTGGGACGAGGCGGTTCGGTTCCCCCCCGAGTCTCCCGGGTTTGCATTTCCTGCAACGCAGgccgggggtgtgtgtgtgtgtctggggtcGCTGGGAAGGGGTGCTTTTGATCAGCGATAGGTGGGGGGCGAAGAGGGGAACAAAGGCACGTGGCTCCGTTACTTTCTTGCCTGGCTGCCGCTCTCCAACTGTGTCAACTTAGACAAGTTTGCTTTCTCTTGTTTGCTTCTCTGAAATAGCGGTGCTGGAAGGGCTCGAGCTACAGGGCTGTGAGGTCGTTATTGCCAGGGAGATAATGTATGCAGAAAGTTTTAGCACACAGTCTGACACATGGAAAGcagtaaaaagaaaaggattggttttcatttttttgttattgggtcacatccggaggtgctcaggacttactcttcactctgtgctcagtgatcactcgtGGAGAACTAGgaagaccatatcagatgccagggaacaaactcagGTCTCCTCAtgggtgtaaggcaagtgttttacccattgctccagcccaagaattGTTTTTTTGTAAGTCTTTCTGTTTTCCTCGTGAATGTGACCTAGCTTGTCTTAGGCACGGCACTGTCACTAGTACCTGGGCTGAgtagatgctcaataaatatttgttggagGAATAACTAGTTACTCTTCGGGACTGAGAGCACTTGCTGGAGGCATCTGAAGTTCCAGCTGCTGTCATAGTTACCGTCTGGCAGGTACCTGATATGACTGAGCCTCAGGGgacaggaagggaaggagggcagCAGTTCTGCGGGGCCAGCAGTGGGCTGGCATCCAGAGCTTGAACCACCACTCTGGAAGACGTGACATTGGGGGAGGTTTCTGCCGAATACTGGAGATGTGAGCTGTAGTTCTCATAGAATCTCAGGTTCTGCAAGTCCACAGGCCAGAGCTCAGATCTCACCTCTGAGCTCCTACTTTGCCTTCTCTGGCCATGGATCAGAGTTCTCTGAACCCTGGTTTCCTCCACTGCAAAAGGGCCTTTCCTGGCTTACTGCATGGTAGGCAGGTGTCAATGAAGGTGAGTGAGTAAAATGACTGGCACAAGCCTGAAGCTTAATTAGTTGTTCACTGGTTAGTCATTTTATCTTTTGCTCCACGTTTTGCTTTTGCCCCTCTTCCCAGTCTGGGCTCAGCCTATATAGAGTTGGTTACGACTTATAGAGGGGATAGGCCCATGCACTTCTTCCCTCCTCTCAAACAATTTGTTCTTCAGGTACCTCTTCTCCTGGCTGTTACCCTCTGGTCCTGGAATTTGGGGTAAGGAACCATGAGCAGCAGCTACCCTCCCCCAGGGGCCACGTCCATATGGCCCACACTTGCTCTGCTCCAGGTTACTTAAGTCAGCCTTGCAGCGGGGGCAGAGATAAGGCACAGGAGGTTAAAGGCACAGAGCTGGCTTGTGACcagctttggcagcacatatgatcctatgagcactgtcaggggtcaTTGCTGAacatctctaggtgtggcccacccccaaaCCATTCATCCCCGGCAAAAAGTCAGTCCTGAAGAGAATCGAGTGCCCAAACCATCCCCTGGGGCCTATCTCAATCTGTACAGTGTGACAATATATTCTTCCTCTAGTCCCCAGAATCAGAAGTCAGATGATCCCTTTGGGTACCTTGCTAGGGTGCTATTAAAACTACTAAGTTTAGGCTAGGCGGTAGAGACAGTGGGGGGAGCCCTGGGCCTTTGGAGACATTGTTGTCATATGAACTCTTCTTGCCTTTTCTTCCAGATGCCTTCTCTGCTTCTGTTTCTTTCAGACATACATCCTCCCCCACATTCCATAAGTGTCATATTATATACACTGATTTGTGTCTTGCTTTCTTCCCTGAATGCATCTGGGTAATGCTTTCGTATCAGTCCTGAACAAGCTGGGTCATTCTCTGTCTGGCTGGGCCTCTCTCTTCTCCCATGTTCCAGACCTGCTAAGTCTTTCTTCTGGGCCTGTCCTGTGTATCCAAGGGcggctatttatttattcattcatttatttgggtgttttgggccatacttggcagcactcagggtttgctctggtctcgtgctcaagaatcacttctggtgagcttagggaatcatatgagatgccagagagcaaacctagtcaacaacatgcaaggcaagtaccttacttgctgtactgttgctctggcccttatcTGGAGGAGTTTAGCACTATTCCTGGTCTTCACCTAATACGTATCAGTTCAGTATCCAACTCTGACAACCAAAGATGTCCCATATGGAGCAAAATCAGCCCCTGTTGGTAGTGGTTCTGCCAACTGTTCTTTCATCTTTGTCACCAGACCACTTAGCAAGGACACTCAGGTCCTTCCACTTCATGATGACCTGCAGAGCCCTGGGGACCACCTGAGGATCACCCTATGGACCACCCACACATGCTGTCACTTTGTACAAGTGCACTTGAAGGCCCCTTGTGACACTGGGACACTTTCTCAAGTCACAGTTGCTCACTCTCTAGTGAGTGTGCCAGGACTTGTTCCAGCCACCTACAGTCCTCTGTGATGCCTGATTGAAGAGTAGCTGCCTGAAGAAAGCAAAGAGCTTGGGCATGGATGCTGATGGGTGAAACAGCATCAGAGGTGGCTACAGGAGTGGTGGTGGGTGATTCAGGGCACAAGGGAGCATGGACACAATTGAGAAGTAGCTGTAGGTCTTTGGGAGCTACGAGAGATTTTGCTTTCCCTGGCCCCCTTCATCAGAGCACAAaaaatttcacacacaaaaaaatttcacCGCTTTTCAATATAGACTTCAAGTTTTGTCAAGGAACATCttttaaaggtttttcttttaaactgaGGCCttttctagtggtactcagggaactatagggtgttgaggtgctggggatggagccaTGGGTTGATGGGATAGAgccatggggtgctgggaatggaaccatggGTGCTGGGTGGAACCATGAGGTGCTGGTGTTGGGGTTGGaaccatggggtgctggggatagaaccatagGTTCTGGGGGTGGAAGCATGGTGTGCTAGGATGTCTCATGCATAGGAAGCCTgtgttctgtctctctctctctctctctctctctctctctctctctctctctctctctctctctctctctctctctctctctcctgaaaaTCTGCCACATCAGACACAGACATCCGAATATCCACCCCACTGGGTCATTCCCTTGTTGCCATCCCCTTCTCCGCCCCGAAAGACTCTCTGTCTGTTGGGGTCACCATATGCTCCCAGAATGTCAATAAAATGGGACCAGATGCTATACCTGTGGAGCAGAATCCATGCCTCAGCTCTCCTTCATTACTAGGCACCCGTCATTCACCCCTTGACACTGCAGAAGGGCGCACATTGTGAGCAGAGATGCTGCAGGTTTGTGTTCCCCAGTAGAGAAATAGTGGAGCTGTCTACAGTGTAAGGGCAATTATGAGTCACCATGTAAGGTTAGGAAGCAGAGGAACGCGCCCCTCCACCCCCGGTACTAGTATTTCATACTCTGCCAGTTCTGGGGATCAGAGATGGGGCGCAGGGAGGAGAATGGAGCCTGGGTATTCATTCCTCCCATCTCTCCGCAGGGTACGGCCATGCCGCTCCGGGCACAGACTCCGGCAAGGTCTTCTGCATGTTCTATGCGCTCCTGGGCATCCCCCTGACGCTCGTCACCTTCCAGAGCCTCGGCGAGCGGCTGAACGCGCTGGTGCGGCGCCTCCTGCTGGCTGCCAAGCGCTGCCTGGGCCTGCGGCGGCCGCGGGTGTCCACGGAGAACATGGTGGTGGCCGGGCTCCTGGTGTGCGCCGCCACCCTCGCCCTGGGCGCCGCCGCCTTCGCGCACTTCGAGGGCTGGACCTTCTTCCACGCCTACTACTACTGCTTCATCACCCTCACCACCATCGGCTTCGGCGACTTCGTGGCGCTGCAGAGCGACGAGGCCCTGCAGCGCAAGCCGCCCTACGTGGCCTTCAGCTTTCTCTACATTCTCTTGGGGCTCACAGTCATCGGCGCCTTCCTCAACCTCGTGGTGCTGCGCTTCTTGGCCGCCAGCACCGAATCGCCGGAGCATCGTCGCCGCGCAGCCGGCCCGGCCCGCCACGGGGCGCTCGAGAGCCAAGGCCGCCCCGGGCCCCACCGTGCCGTGGCTCCCAGGAGTTCTGCGTCCATCTCCTACCGCATCCACCAGCTGGAGCTGGGGGCCCGCGACAATCTGGGCTTCTCGCCTCCCATGAGCCCTACGGGGGTGGGCGGAGGCCAGGTCTGCAGGCCCGCAGCCCGGCGGAAGTCT contains:
- the KCNK15 gene encoding potassium channel subfamily K member 15, yielding MRKQSVRTAALIVCILSYLLVGAAVFDALESEAESGRQRLLAQKRGELRSKYGFSAEDDRELERLARQAEPHRAGRQWKFAGSFYFAITVITTIGYGHAAPGTDSGKVFCMFYALLGIPLTLVTFQSLGERLNALVRRLLLAAKRCLGLRRPRVSTENMVVAGLLVCAATLALGAAAFAHFEGWTFFHAYYYCFITLTTIGFGDFVALQSDEALQRKPPYVAFSFLYILLGLTVIGAFLNLVVLRFLAASTESPEHRRRAAGPARHGALESQGRPGPHRAVAPRSSASISYRIHQLELGARDNLGFSPPMSPTGVGGGQVCRPAARRKSI